The Nitrospirales bacterium genome includes a window with the following:
- a CDS encoding ATP-binding protein: MNADDTPSFWTTYQLTFPVGVVLVLFFGIGLPLLGSAVSLLVLAEWHWDDQSFHMLIEILGGLLALLLGALLQRQAHLQAPQLYYWVSCGLMAMGILDIFHALVEVGKIFVWFHSAATFIGGVCFMMGGYRLASTDRPLTFKGPLWIGLLSTLGGVLSLAHPEMIPMMVSQGEFTGAARGLNILGGLGFFLTAVRFIQRFRASGGLDEWFFAVHCTLFGSAGVLFELSSLWDASWWWWHFLRLLAYGTGLQCVFAMLLRQRASNEKANLTSIDKGREPDFQEAIKKKATYWFPMMIVGIVVSSLITGGRMIYLIHDHFMENEGRSLSALASLSSQRLTDNMFERKGDIQLLAQAPVFRTANADEMSRYLKKVARTYQAYLALSFVNAQGVVVASSSTGLIQEDLAGESIVEAMRQTPGFHFADVERVPTFMELQGVALASPVFLVNGQYHGMVLGYVGIPYLQGIVTRSLQAFVEKKEEVGSTFEWQLLKEDGTVITDSKPTLEQVVNLRTLGLPSANLIGMNAMGYVKERHLRRDVAVISGYAGTSELLGLPGKYWGVLMRRDQETTLASLKAIEAKLGLAGLVVVLPLIGLILASVHRMEKAQTITTYALQMAESSATQTRLILDSAAEGIYGLDVHGQISFVNPSACRMLGYHATELIGNSMHAIVHHSRAEGEPYPRSECPMHCTAADEQTQRGEDEILWRKDGTSFPIAYTSTPIVDVHGQAIGAVVTFQDITERKQHKLALQHHLEHLEEVVANRTQDLAKAKERAEGANRAKSEFLANMTHELRTPMHAILSFASLAISRFDRSPREKLLSYVTQIQQSGTRLLGLVNDLLDLSRLEAGKMPLQLEDIDLKELVFSMKAQINALIQEKEIKISYEHETDETSIVGDRQRLNQVLWNLVSNAAKFSPVRSRILIGIREVHVKGTPGLSESRPVPGLKVTVRDAGPGIPEEELMRIFEKFEQSSLTNTGAGGTGLGLAICREIVELHGGMIWAENHPEQGAMFHFAIPRKERKMNDQEQVTAHAIKA; this comes from the coding sequence ATGAACGCAGATGACACTCCCTCCTTTTGGACGACCTATCAGTTGACCTTCCCTGTCGGTGTGGTCCTTGTCCTGTTCTTTGGTATTGGATTGCCACTTCTCGGTAGCGCGGTTTCCCTATTGGTCTTAGCTGAATGGCACTGGGATGATCAATCCTTTCACATGCTCATCGAAATTCTCGGAGGGCTGTTAGCCTTACTCTTAGGGGCGCTGTTGCAACGGCAAGCACATCTCCAAGCGCCGCAGCTCTATTATTGGGTGAGTTGTGGTTTGATGGCCATGGGTATCTTGGACATTTTCCATGCCTTGGTGGAAGTGGGGAAAATTTTTGTGTGGTTTCATAGCGCCGCGACTTTTATTGGCGGTGTCTGTTTCATGATGGGAGGGTATCGACTCGCCTCCACGGATCGTCCTCTGACCTTTAAAGGTCCATTGTGGATTGGTCTGTTGTCAACGCTGGGAGGCGTGCTCTCCCTGGCACATCCAGAAATGATTCCCATGATGGTTTCGCAGGGGGAGTTCACAGGGGCGGCGCGAGGGCTCAATATCCTTGGTGGACTCGGATTTTTCCTGACGGCCGTTCGATTTATTCAGCGCTTTCGAGCAAGCGGTGGGTTAGACGAATGGTTTTTCGCCGTCCACTGTACATTGTTCGGGTCGGCAGGGGTCTTGTTCGAACTCTCGTCCTTATGGGACGCCAGCTGGTGGTGGTGGCATTTCTTGCGATTGTTGGCGTATGGCACAGGCTTGCAATGTGTGTTTGCGATGTTGCTGCGACAAAGAGCGTCGAACGAAAAGGCGAACCTGACATCGATAGATAAAGGCCGAGAACCGGACTTTCAAGAAGCGATAAAAAAGAAAGCCACCTATTGGTTTCCGATGATGATCGTGGGCATCGTGGTGAGCAGTCTCATCACAGGAGGACGGATGATCTACCTCATTCATGATCATTTCATGGAAAACGAAGGACGGTCTTTATCGGCCTTGGCGTCTCTCTCGAGTCAACGGCTGACCGACAATATGTTCGAGCGCAAAGGAGATATTCAACTGCTGGCACAAGCACCAGTGTTTCGCACGGCCAATGCCGACGAAATGTCTCGGTACTTGAAAAAAGTGGCTCGAACGTATCAGGCCTATCTCGCGTTAAGCTTCGTGAATGCTCAGGGTGTGGTGGTTGCCTCAAGTTCAACGGGTCTGATTCAGGAAGACTTAGCTGGAGAATCGATCGTTGAGGCCATGCGACAGACTCCCGGTTTTCACTTTGCCGATGTCGAACGAGTTCCCACATTCATGGAGCTTCAGGGCGTGGCCTTGGCCTCACCAGTTTTTCTCGTGAATGGACAGTATCACGGCATGGTGCTTGGTTACGTCGGCATTCCATATTTGCAAGGCATTGTGACCCGTAGTCTTCAAGCGTTTGTCGAGAAGAAGGAAGAAGTGGGTTCAACGTTCGAATGGCAACTCTTGAAAGAAGATGGCACCGTCATCACCGATTCCAAGCCTACCCTGGAACAAGTGGTCAATCTTCGGACTTTGGGGCTGCCTTCAGCGAATCTGATCGGGATGAACGCGATGGGTTATGTGAAAGAACGCCATTTACGCCGGGACGTAGCCGTGATTAGCGGATATGCAGGAACTTCCGAACTCCTTGGCCTTCCTGGGAAGTACTGGGGAGTCTTGATGCGGCGAGATCAGGAGACCACCTTGGCTTCGTTAAAAGCCATAGAAGCGAAACTCGGACTGGCCGGATTGGTCGTCGTACTTCCACTCATCGGACTTATCCTTGCAAGCGTGCATCGAATGGAAAAAGCGCAAACGATCACCACCTATGCCTTGCAAATGGCCGAATCGAGTGCAACACAAACACGACTTATCCTCGATTCGGCTGCGGAAGGTATTTATGGCCTTGATGTTCATGGTCAGATCAGTTTCGTCAATCCTTCCGCCTGTCGAATGTTGGGCTATCACGCGACGGAATTGATCGGAAATTCCATGCATGCCATCGTGCACCATTCGAGGGCTGAGGGCGAACCCTATCCGCGCAGTGAATGCCCCATGCATTGCACAGCGGCGGATGAGCAGACACAGCGTGGTGAAGATGAGATCTTGTGGCGCAAAGATGGGACAAGCTTTCCCATCGCCTACACGAGCACACCGATCGTGGATGTGCATGGGCAGGCAATCGGCGCCGTGGTCACATTCCAAGATATTACAGAGCGGAAACAACATAAATTAGCCTTACAACATCACTTGGAACATTTAGAAGAGGTCGTCGCGAATCGTACGCAAGATCTCGCGAAGGCAAAAGAACGGGCGGAAGGGGCCAATCGGGCCAAGTCTGAATTTCTGGCCAATATGACGCATGAATTGCGAACCCCGATGCATGCGATCTTGAGCTTCGCGTCTTTGGCGATTTCACGGTTCGATCGCTCGCCTCGCGAGAAACTCCTGTCTTATGTGACTCAGATTCAACAGAGCGGCACGAGACTACTCGGTTTGGTGAACGACCTTTTGGACCTGTCAAGGCTCGAGGCTGGAAAAATGCCGCTTCAATTGGAGGACATCGACTTGAAAGAGCTGGTGTTTTCGATGAAAGCGCAAATCAACGCATTGATTCAAGAAAAGGAAATCAAGATCTCATACGAACATGAGACGGATGAAACCTCAATCGTCGGAGACAGGCAACGTTTAAATCAAGTCTTATGGAATCTTGTCTCGAATGCGGCCAAATTTTCCCCAGTCAGAAGTCGTATCCTGATCGGTATTCGTGAAGTGCATGTCAAGGGTACCCCAGGACTCTCAGAGTCAAGGCCGGTTCCAGGCCTCAAGGTGACCGTGCGTGATGCCGGCCCAGGAATACCCGAAGAAGAGCTGATGCGAATTTTCGAAAAATTTGAGCAAAGCAGCCTGACGAATACCGGGGCGGGAGGAACAGGGCTCGGGTTGGCCATTTGCCGTGAAATCGTAGAACTTCATGGTGGAATGATCTGGGCCGAAAACCATCCAGAGCAAGGCGCGATGTTTCATTTTGCGATTCCGCGAAAAGAAAGGAAAATGAACGACCAGGAACAGGTGACGGCACATGCCATAAAGGCGTGA
- a CDS encoding STAS domain-containing protein: MEIKNRAGVAVLQPEGDLTIFEAADFRDALLTLLEHEGPVELDLAGVERVDSSGIQMLVAAARQDRFSVTGMSSAVNEKVASIGCAHFLLKKEP; the protein is encoded by the coding sequence ATGGAAATCAAAAACCGTGCAGGCGTGGCCGTGCTGCAGCCTGAAGGGGATCTGACGATCTTCGAAGCTGCAGATTTTCGTGATGCCTTGTTGACGCTACTGGAGCATGAAGGTCCTGTTGAACTCGATCTAGCCGGTGTTGAGCGGGTGGATTCATCGGGAATACAGATGTTGGTCGCTGCCGCTCGTCAAGACCGATTCTCCGTTACGGGCATGTCTTCTGCCGTGAACGAAAAGGTCGCAAGCATTGGTTGCGCTCATTTTTTACTGAAAAAAGAACCGTAG
- a CDS encoding methyl-accepting chemotaxis protein has translation MSPNWWWVGGAFVVGGVFGALCKRRVSGVDQTSVQPQWVSEHEFQKERSIATSWEAFARALTPLLPVFVAQMKSVIKETEEASNGLIQRFQKISQRAREQASETEALINMGESSSDSEDDSSVEGILHATKSTMDMFVNQVSSTSAVTNSTMGVMEEAVASTTRISSVVEEVEFIADQTRLLALNAAIEAARAGEHGRGFAVVADEVTKLANRSGQAAEQIRTLATTVKGTTESAMKELQGLAAIDLTETLGAQQRVLEMTEVMASKNAALRKNMSQNSQRAQELGNDIAQIVMAMQFQDITRQKLEHVYEPLELIYDPLHAVQASGDHQEFPADVLNQLQKLEMSYTMESERTIMKAAKDGKEVVVVGTGTSVNEEDAVTLF, from the coding sequence ATGAGTCCTAATTGGTGGTGGGTAGGTGGAGCGTTCGTTGTGGGCGGCGTCTTCGGGGCGTTGTGCAAACGACGGGTGTCAGGTGTCGACCAGACCAGCGTTCAGCCTCAATGGGTATCTGAGCATGAATTTCAGAAGGAGCGCAGCATTGCCACGAGTTGGGAAGCATTTGCTCGGGCATTGACCCCATTGCTGCCTGTCTTTGTCGCGCAGATGAAGTCGGTGATCAAAGAGACCGAGGAAGCTTCGAACGGGCTTATTCAACGGTTTCAAAAAATCTCGCAGAGGGCGAGGGAGCAAGCCTCTGAAACCGAGGCGCTTATCAATATGGGGGAAAGTTCGAGTGATTCGGAAGATGATTCCTCTGTTGAAGGGATATTGCACGCCACGAAAAGTACCATGGATATGTTCGTGAATCAGGTGAGTTCGACCTCCGCCGTCACCAACAGCACCATGGGAGTGATGGAAGAAGCCGTGGCCTCGACCACAAGAATTTCGAGCGTCGTTGAGGAAGTAGAGTTTATCGCCGATCAAACCCGCCTGCTCGCGTTGAATGCGGCGATTGAAGCTGCACGAGCGGGAGAGCACGGACGAGGGTTTGCCGTCGTGGCTGATGAAGTGACGAAATTAGCCAACCGATCAGGTCAAGCGGCTGAACAAATCCGAACGTTGGCGACGACCGTGAAAGGCACGACAGAATCCGCCATGAAAGAGCTGCAAGGGCTTGCCGCGATTGATTTGACCGAGACCTTAGGGGCCCAGCAGCGCGTGCTTGAGATGACGGAGGTGATGGCGTCAAAAAATGCGGCGTTGAGAAAGAACATGAGTCAAAATAGTCAACGGGCCCAGGAGTTGGGGAACGATATCGCACAAATTGTGATGGCGATGCAATTTCAAGATATCACTCGGCAGAAACTGGAACATGTCTATGAACCTCTTGAACTCATCTATGATCCCTTGCACGCCGTACAAGCCAGCGGTGATCATCAAGAATTTCCGGCGGATGTACTGAACCAACTGCAAAAACTGGAGATGTCCTACACGATGGAGTCTGAACGGACGATCATGAAAGCAGCCAAGGATGGGAAAGAAGTCGTGGTCGTGGGAACCGGGACCAGCGTAAACGAGGAAGACGCCGTCACGCTGTTTTAA
- a CDS encoding response regulator translates to MGKTVLVVDDSVSMRQMVTFTLQGAGFEVVEAGDGKEAVEKLNGGAKPNLVITDLNMPNMDGISLIKAIRGMPAHKFTPVLMLTTESADDKKKEGQSAGATGWIVKPFNPEQMLATIGKVLPA, encoded by the coding sequence ATGGGTAAAACTGTTTTAGTCGTAGATGATTCCGTGTCGATGAGGCAAATGGTGACCTTTACCCTACAGGGAGCTGGCTTTGAAGTCGTGGAAGCTGGAGATGGAAAGGAAGCGGTCGAAAAGCTCAATGGTGGCGCCAAGCCCAATCTGGTCATCACCGATCTCAATATGCCCAACATGGACGGCATTTCCCTGATCAAAGCCATTCGTGGAATGCCAGCTCATAAATTTACTCCGGTCCTGATGTTAACGACAGAATCGGCGGACGATAAGAAAAAAGAAGGGCAAAGCGCCGGAGCGACTGGCTGGATCGTCAAACCGTTCAATCCGGAACAGATGTTAGCGACGATTGGAAAAGTGTTGCCTGCCTAA
- a CDS encoding chemotaxis protein CheA: MAVDLSHFQESFFEESAEHVETMETGLLDLEQRPTDLDLLNRIFRAAHSIKGNAGMFSFTAISGLTHKMENVLDKLRNSQMVVTKDIIDLLLQALDGLKSLLDAARGNGEIDVTHIAALEARLVDCFNGGDASPSTAQAAGVERASSVTAAAGLRTVTISWRPLAELFQRGLDPSQLFRELATLGKVLELDVHVDVLPDLATMDAERCYLSWTLVVETDKPVKDLDAVFDFVRDGSELQITDQNEADDEYKPLGEILVDEGAVSPEQVDAALAKQKPLGQILVEEKAATPQQINQALSKQQQMKKAESASIRVDTEKIDKLINLVGELVITQSMITDLGEKFTMSQLPVLQERIIQLERNTRELQERVMSVRMVPIGATAFNRFPRLVRDLASKSGKKIQLLMSGEETELDKTLIEAIGDPLTHLVRNSADHGLEGPEERVAAGKSELGTIRLNAYHDGGSICITVEDDGRGLNRSKILKKAVEKGLIIENNQLSDDEVWQLIFRPGFSTAETITDISGRGVGMDVVKRNIEALGGSVAVQSNEGKGSKLTLKLPLTLAIIDGMTVRVANENYIIPLISVTESIRPKLEDLQTVVGKGEVVNLRGEWVPMVRLYDVFGVEAEFTNPAEALLVIVEAEGKRVALFVDELTGQQQVVIKSLEQNYEKVEGISGATILGDGQVALILDITGLVKLSRMAKTVAA; the protein is encoded by the coding sequence ATGGCGGTAGATCTTTCGCATTTCCAAGAGTCCTTTTTTGAAGAGTCAGCTGAGCATGTTGAGACGATGGAGACCGGGTTGCTCGACCTGGAGCAACGGCCCACAGATCTCGACTTGCTGAATCGAATCTTTCGCGCGGCGCATTCCATCAAGGGCAATGCAGGCATGTTCAGCTTCACGGCTATTAGCGGGCTAACACACAAGATGGAAAACGTCTTGGATAAACTGCGCAATAGTCAGATGGTGGTGACCAAGGACATTATCGATCTCCTTCTCCAAGCGTTGGATGGCCTCAAATCGCTGCTGGATGCGGCGCGGGGGAATGGGGAGATTGATGTGACTCACATCGCGGCGCTGGAAGCGCGGCTGGTGGATTGTTTCAATGGAGGTGACGCGAGTCCGTCAACCGCTCAAGCTGCTGGCGTAGAGCGCGCCTCCTCCGTGACGGCTGCTGCCGGCCTGCGAACTGTGACGATTTCATGGAGGCCTTTGGCGGAACTCTTTCAACGAGGTCTGGACCCATCTCAATTATTCAGGGAACTTGCAACGCTCGGCAAAGTGTTGGAATTGGACGTGCATGTCGACGTGCTTCCTGATCTCGCAACCATGGACGCTGAACGTTGTTACTTATCATGGACGCTCGTCGTCGAGACCGACAAGCCGGTGAAAGACCTTGATGCGGTGTTCGATTTTGTCCGTGATGGGAGCGAGCTACAGATTACCGATCAAAATGAAGCGGATGACGAGTATAAGCCGCTCGGCGAAATCCTGGTGGATGAAGGGGCCGTTTCGCCAGAACAGGTAGACGCGGCTTTGGCGAAACAAAAGCCCCTCGGCCAGATTTTGGTAGAGGAGAAGGCGGCAACACCGCAACAAATCAATCAAGCGCTCAGTAAACAACAACAGATGAAGAAGGCCGAAAGTGCGTCGATTCGTGTTGATACGGAAAAGATCGACAAGCTGATCAATCTGGTCGGGGAACTTGTCATCACTCAATCCATGATCACGGATCTTGGAGAAAAATTTACGATGAGTCAGCTCCCTGTCCTTCAGGAGCGGATCATTCAATTGGAGCGCAACACGCGGGAATTGCAAGAACGAGTGATGTCCGTTCGGATGGTCCCGATCGGTGCCACAGCCTTTAATCGATTTCCGCGTTTGGTTCGAGATCTCGCTAGCAAGAGCGGCAAAAAAATTCAATTACTCATGTCCGGGGAAGAGACGGAATTGGATAAAACCCTGATCGAGGCGATTGGCGATCCCCTGACTCATCTTGTCAGAAATTCGGCAGATCATGGGCTTGAAGGACCGGAGGAACGTGTGGCCGCAGGAAAGTCGGAATTAGGGACGATCCGACTCAATGCCTATCACGATGGCGGCAGCATCTGTATCACGGTTGAGGATGATGGGCGAGGGCTTAATCGGAGCAAAATTCTGAAAAAGGCGGTTGAGAAGGGATTGATCATCGAGAATAACCAGCTTTCTGATGACGAAGTGTGGCAATTGATCTTTAGGCCTGGTTTTTCGACGGCGGAGACCATCACGGATATCAGTGGGCGCGGTGTGGGGATGGATGTCGTGAAGAGAAATATCGAAGCCCTCGGAGGAAGTGTGGCTGTCCAATCGAACGAGGGAAAAGGGTCGAAGTTGACGCTCAAGCTGCCACTGACGCTCGCCATTATCGACGGCATGACCGTTCGTGTGGCGAATGAGAATTACATCATTCCTCTGATCTCGGTGACGGAGTCGATACGTCCGAAACTGGAAGATCTTCAAACGGTGGTGGGCAAAGGAGAAGTAGTGAATCTCCGTGGTGAGTGGGTGCCGATGGTGCGACTCTACGATGTCTTTGGAGTCGAAGCAGAGTTCACGAACCCGGCCGAGGCCCTTCTCGTGATCGTTGAAGCAGAGGGGAAACGTGTGGCGCTGTTCGTGGATGAACTGACCGGTCAACAGCAGGTGGTCATTAAAAGTCTCGAACAGAATTATGAAAAGGTCGAAGGCATTTCGGGGGCGACGATCCTGGGCGATGGGCAAGTGGCCTTGATTCTGGATATCACAGGTCTGGTCAAACTGTCCAGGATGGCCAAGACGGTCGCGGCCTAA
- a CDS encoding chemotaxis protein CheW — MSTAIAEVTEVTSGLSADGQQYLTFDLAEEHYGVDILKVQEIKGYTAVTKIPNTPEYLKGVLNLRGTIVPIVDLRLKFGMGMTQPTAFTVIVVVNVCKRVMGFLVDAVSDVLEFANKDIQPPPELGSTVDITFVSGIGSCNDRLVTLLDIDRVLIDTEVAAVTAASQEQGEQ, encoded by the coding sequence ATGTCTACAGCGATAGCAGAGGTCACGGAAGTCACGAGTGGATTGAGTGCGGATGGCCAGCAATACCTGACGTTTGACCTGGCCGAGGAACATTACGGAGTCGATATCTTAAAAGTTCAAGAAATCAAAGGCTACACGGCTGTCACCAAAATTCCGAACACGCCGGAGTATTTGAAAGGCGTGTTGAACCTGCGAGGGACGATCGTTCCAATCGTTGACCTGAGGTTGAAGTTCGGGATGGGAATGACCCAGCCCACGGCGTTTACGGTCATCGTGGTGGTTAACGTGTGCAAACGGGTCATGGGCTTTCTGGTGGATGCCGTATCGGATGTCTTGGAGTTCGCGAATAAAGACATTCAACCTCCGCCGGAATTGGGCAGCACAGTCGACATCACATTCGTTTCGGGGATCGGAAGTTGTAACGACCGTCTGGTCACATTACTGGATATTGACCGAGTGTTAATTGATACGGAAGTCGCGGCCGTGACTGCGGCCAGTCAAGAGCAAGGAGAGCAATGA
- a CDS encoding DUF3365 domain-containing protein, translating into MKYVSKNKIWSTIMAVMLIVVVGSMTLLTNGQAAMTKDFTLDRDAMTKYILATVQAARTIYVKSVLRKIKKAGMTASEDWVKEDHAVMLPAQFVKSLGYEIQGYELSLVGTDPLYDTNLPKTPKEKEMLGKLASGKEKMITFQDGTQYKGMSADFAISQGCADCHNQHKRTKKRDWKKGDFMGAIIIRMRG; encoded by the coding sequence ATGAAATACGTATCAAAGAACAAAATCTGGTCAACGATCATGGCCGTGATGCTGATTGTGGTGGTCGGCAGCATGACGTTGTTGACGAACGGTCAGGCCGCCATGACGAAAGACTTTACCCTCGATCGCGACGCCATGACCAAGTATATCTTGGCCACGGTGCAGGCTGCCCGTACGATCTACGTAAAAAGTGTGCTTCGTAAAATCAAGAAGGCTGGGATGACGGCTTCTGAGGACTGGGTCAAGGAAGACCACGCAGTGATGTTGCCAGCCCAGTTCGTCAAATCCTTGGGGTATGAGATTCAAGGCTATGAGTTGTCTCTCGTCGGGACAGATCCTTTGTACGACACCAATTTACCGAAGACCCCAAAAGAGAAGGAAATGCTGGGCAAACTGGCGAGCGGGAAAGAGAAAATGATCACGTTCCAGGATGGGACGCAATACAAGGGCATGTCCGCGGACTTCGCGATTTCGCAGGGCTGCGCAGACTGCCACAACCAACATAAACGCACCAAAAAACGGGACTGGAAGAAGGGTGATTTCATGGGCGCCATCATCATCCGGATGCGGGGATAA
- a CDS encoding DUF3365 domain-containing protein, giving the protein MKNRLRVSTAVCALIVGVAMVLPSAQAEDISKGQAAEFILATAKAARTVFVQDIIAKAKEGGVNPNENWAKADHSIMLPAQFVKAVGSQITDFELGLVGTDPLYAANAPQTDAEKKALADLAAGKVKVVTFEDGGKTVGMSADFAIVQGCADCHNQHPKTTKKDWKKGDFMGAVVVRMK; this is encoded by the coding sequence ATGAAGAATAGGTTGAGAGTTTCGACTGCGGTTTGTGCGTTAATCGTGGGGGTGGCGATGGTGCTTCCATCGGCGCAAGCCGAGGACATTAGCAAGGGCCAGGCGGCTGAGTTCATTCTGGCCACAGCCAAGGCTGCCCGTACCGTGTTCGTGCAAGACATCATCGCCAAGGCTAAGGAAGGTGGAGTGAATCCCAATGAAAATTGGGCGAAGGCTGATCATTCCATTATGTTGCCGGCGCAATTCGTGAAAGCCGTGGGTTCGCAAATCACGGATTTTGAATTAGGCCTCGTGGGCACCGATCCGTTGTATGCGGCCAATGCGCCCCAGACGGATGCCGAGAAAAAGGCGCTCGCCGATCTTGCAGCCGGTAAAGTGAAAGTTGTGACGTTCGAGGATGGCGGAAAAACGGTGGGTATGTCTGCGGACTTTGCCATCGTCCAAGGCTGCGCTGATTGTCACAACCAACATCCTAAAACCACGAAAAAAGACTGGAAGAAAGGTGATTTTATGGGAGCAGTCGTGGTCCGCATGAAGTAA
- a CDS encoding DUF420 domain-containing protein, which translates to MCRSRVGGGHSVDAASNRSFVSMAIHDLIWYGVLVSMTIAYGIALVGVRAAKQHDVFHHSQWMVLSCSLVGLWLVGYVTKQVLFGRDQFGGTTDQYWTYYVPVLVLHTMLAITTVGLGIINLYSGLTKLRYGTGVGAMVAGVTRHRVLGRVLIGTFSGTILTAYVVYLMLFQWFSEP; encoded by the coding sequence GTGTGTCGCAGCAGAGTGGGGGGTGGACACTCCGTAGATGCGGCTTCCAATCGTTCGTTCGTCTCAATGGCTATTCATGATCTCATCTGGTACGGAGTGCTGGTCAGCATGACCATCGCCTACGGTATTGCGTTGGTTGGCGTTCGCGCGGCCAAGCAACATGACGTGTTCCATCATTCTCAATGGATGGTCCTATCATGCTCGTTAGTGGGGCTGTGGCTCGTGGGGTACGTCACGAAACAAGTATTGTTTGGCCGTGATCAATTTGGCGGAACCACAGACCAGTACTGGACGTATTACGTTCCCGTGTTGGTCCTTCATACGATGCTGGCGATCACGACGGTTGGCCTGGGAATCATCAACCTCTATTCGGGTCTCACGAAGCTGCGGTATGGCACGGGAGTCGGGGCCATGGTTGCAGGTGTCACCCGGCATCGGGTGTTGGGGAGGGTCTTGATCGGGACATTTTCTGGGACGATTCTGACGGCCTATGTTGTTTATTTAATGTTGTTTCAGTGGTTCTCCGAACCTTGA
- a CDS encoding protein-glutamate O-methyltransferase, producing MNVTTLSDTEYEQFQAFIYAQVGIKLNGDKKTLLVSRLGKRLRQLELSSYQEYLDYVRGEAGHEELTNLLDLVSTNKTDFFREPIHFDFLRQTIIPSLMDRRQIRIWSSASSSGEEPYTIAMTLYDAVQRPDQWDFKVLASDISTRVLAKAAAGIYDDERVSSLDPALVRRHFLRGRGEQSHSIKVKPHIANLVRFRRINLMDETFPIKSALDVVFCRNVMIYFDRDTQSRLVKKFYRYLKPGGYLFIGHSESLQWVDHPFEYVQPTIYQKPEEGLQKP from the coding sequence ATGAATGTCACGACCCTTTCTGACACCGAGTACGAACAGTTTCAGGCGTTTATTTACGCACAAGTCGGGATCAAGCTTAATGGCGACAAAAAAACCTTGCTGGTCTCTCGATTAGGAAAGCGACTTCGACAGCTTGAGCTTTCATCCTATCAAGAATACCTGGATTACGTTCGCGGCGAAGCCGGCCACGAAGAACTCACAAATCTTTTGGATCTCGTTTCGACGAATAAGACGGACTTTTTCCGTGAGCCGATTCATTTTGATTTTCTTCGGCAAACGATCATTCCTTCACTCATGGATCGGCGTCAGATTCGAATTTGGTCTTCGGCGTCTTCCTCTGGCGAGGAGCCTTATACGATCGCGATGACGTTGTATGATGCCGTGCAACGTCCGGATCAATGGGATTTTAAGGTCTTGGCCTCGGATATCTCGACGCGTGTCTTGGCCAAGGCGGCGGCGGGCATTTATGACGATGAACGGGTGAGCAGTTTGGATCCGGCACTGGTTCGTCGACATTTCCTCAGAGGGCGGGGGGAGCAATCACATTCCATCAAAGTCAAACCGCATATCGCAAATCTCGTGCGGTTCCGGCGTATCAATTTAATGGATGAGACGTTTCCGATCAAATCTGCCTTGGATGTGGTGTTTTGCCGTAATGTCATGATTTATTTCGATCGAGACACCCAGTCCCGGCTCGTGAAAAAATTCTATCGATATTTGAAGCCAGGAGGGTATCTCTTTATCGGGCATTCCGAGAGTCTTCAATGGGTTGATCATCCATTCGAGTACGTGCAGCCGACGATCTATCAAAAGCCCGAAGAAGGCCTGCAAAAGCCTTGA